Proteins encoded by one window of Candidatus Krumholzibacteriota bacterium:
- a CDS encoding rod shape-determining protein yields MLDRLSNYFSNDIAIDLGTANTLVYLKGSGIVLNEPSVVAVDQKTRKVYAVGAEAKTMLGKTPDHITAIRPMKDGVIADFEITEVMLREFIKKSQKKRFFIRPRIVVSVPSGITEVERRAVTDSCQNAGARQVYLVAEPIAAAIGVGLPVDKPSGNMVIDIGGGTTEIAVIALNGIVTDISIRIGGDEMDEVIVQHVKKAYNLLIGDQTAEHVKMVIGSATKLKQEEEMEIKGRDLVSGIPKTLRISSVEIREALAEPLSQITAAVKTALEQTPPELAADIVDRGIVMMGGGSLLRGIDRLLKEETNLPINVVEDPLTCVVLGSGRILQNLHQYERIIMKNSRF; encoded by the coding sequence TTGCTTGACCGGCTGTCCAACTATTTCTCGAACGACATCGCGATCGATCTCGGGACGGCGAACACGCTCGTCTACCTGAAGGGGAGCGGTATCGTCCTCAACGAGCCGTCGGTCGTCGCCGTCGACCAGAAGACAAGGAAGGTCTACGCGGTCGGGGCCGAGGCCAAGACGATGCTCGGCAAGACCCCGGATCATATCACCGCGATCCGTCCGATGAAGGACGGCGTGATCGCCGACTTCGAGATCACCGAGGTCATGCTCCGCGAGTTCATCAAGAAGTCGCAGAAGAAACGCTTCTTCATCCGGCCGCGCATCGTGGTCTCCGTGCCCAGCGGGATCACCGAGGTCGAGCGGCGGGCCGTCACCGATTCCTGCCAGAACGCGGGCGCCCGCCAGGTCTACCTCGTCGCCGAACCGATCGCCGCGGCGATCGGCGTCGGCCTGCCCGTCGACAAGCCGTCGGGGAACATGGTGATCGACATCGGCGGGGGCACCACGGAGATCGCCGTCATCGCCCTCAACGGGATCGTGACCGACATCTCGATCCGCATCGGCGGTGACGAGATGGACGAGGTGATCGTCCAGCACGTCAAGAAGGCGTACAACCTCCTGATCGGCGACCAGACGGCCGAACACGTCAAGATGGTGATCGGTTCGGCGACGAAGCTGAAGCAGGAGGAGGAGATGGAGATCAAGGGCAGGGATCTCGTCTCCGGTATTCCGAAGACCCTGCGCATATCGAGCGTGGAGATCCGCGAGGCCCTCGCAGAGCCGCTCAGCCAGATCACGGCCGCGGTCAAGACGGCGCTCGAGCAGACGCCGCCCGAGCTCGCCGCCGACATCGTCGACCGGGGAATCGTGATGATGGGAGGCGGATCGCTGCTTCGCGGCATCGACCGGCTCCTCAAGGAGGAGACGAACCTGCCGATCAACGTCGTCGAGGATCCGCTCACCTGCGTCGTGCTCGGCAGCGGCAGGATTCTCCAGAACCTGCACCAGTACGAGCGGATCATCATGAAGAACTCGCGGTTCTAG
- the radC gene encoding DNA repair protein RadC: MQSSGETSLDALRSRGSLRGLDALGDTELVALILGRQRGRSGGSIAQELVDRYGSIAALGRAGLRELMGVDGVGIAGALRLKASFEVGRRCVIARRERAIRKVGSPGDVAMLMAPEMRELDREHFKTILLNTKNGVIEIATVAVGSLNAALVHPREMFKAAVAASAAGFILVHNHPTGNPEPSREDADLTVRFARCGELMGIDLVDHVIIGGADFVSMRERGLVTL, encoded by the coding sequence GTGCAAAGTTCCGGGGAGACGTCTCTCGACGCGTTACGCTCCAGGGGGAGCCTCCGGGGGCTCGATGCGCTCGGCGACACCGAGCTCGTCGCCCTGATTCTCGGGCGTCAGCGGGGGCGCTCGGGGGGATCGATCGCGCAGGAGCTCGTCGACCGGTACGGTTCGATCGCGGCGCTCGGCCGGGCGGGACTGCGCGAGCTGATGGGCGTCGACGGTGTCGGGATCGCGGGGGCCCTGCGGCTCAAGGCCTCCTTCGAAGTGGGCAGGCGGTGCGTCATCGCCCGGCGGGAGCGGGCGATCAGGAAAGTCGGCTCGCCCGGGGACGTGGCCATGCTGATGGCCCCCGAGATGAGGGAACTCGACCGCGAGCATTTCAAGACCATCCTGCTCAACACGAAAAACGGCGTCATCGAGATCGCGACCGTGGCGGTCGGCTCCCTGAACGCGGCTCTCGTGCATCCGCGGGAGATGTTCAAGGCCGCGGTGGCCGCCAGCGCGGCGGGGTTCATACTCGTGCACAATCATCCGACCGGCAACCCCGAACCGAGCAGGGAGGACGCCGATCTCACCGTCCGCTTCGCGCGGTGCGGCGAACTGATGGGGATCGACCTCGTCGATCACGTCATCATCGGCGGAGCCGATTTCGTGAGCATGCGCGAACGGGGACTCGTGACCCTGTGA
- a CDS encoding rhomboid family intramembrane serine protease, with the protein MYFFYYIPVGLDVERRRQTFLTWFLAVFCTIIYLVTRYAPVGSWWNVYNLVFIPLDPSPATAVAHLFVHAGWFHLAGNMVYLLVFGRAVEDRLGAVPFVLVFALSAMAGAYTHVLFGHLFSPAMLEYGIVGASGATSGLLGAFLVRFWYGRIDVAWWVFMPLQGVNRAGRSGVPVFVAIVVWAGLQALQAVLQFGEGGLRVAYGVHVGGFAAGALLAVLFGAAREARVERILVKARRHVRRAEWFAARAEFADYLERRPGEPVIHLEAARASVCGGDAGAVRYHYVEAIRAALRRRERSEAEDAFIEGMRHIEGFSLAERLHLDLACGMERSLRFRGAMMAYANFVGRYPRSAETPFVLLRMAGLLERRDEDPAGALRCLRRIADRYPDDPWVDFAVKEARRIETTCVVLGPGPEAKHLETG; encoded by the coding sequence GTGTACTTTTTCTATTACATCCCCGTGGGGCTCGACGTGGAGCGGCGTCGACAGACGTTCCTGACGTGGTTCCTCGCCGTCTTCTGCACAATCATCTATCTCGTAACCCGTTACGCCCCCGTCGGCTCGTGGTGGAACGTCTACAACCTCGTCTTCATTCCCCTGGATCCGTCGCCCGCCACCGCCGTGGCCCACCTCTTCGTCCATGCCGGCTGGTTTCACCTCGCCGGAAACATGGTTTACCTCCTGGTCTTCGGGCGCGCGGTCGAGGACCGGCTCGGCGCCGTCCCGTTCGTCCTCGTCTTCGCCCTCTCGGCCATGGCGGGCGCCTACACCCACGTCCTTTTCGGCCATCTCTTCTCGCCGGCGATGCTCGAATACGGGATCGTCGGCGCGTCGGGCGCGACCTCGGGGCTCCTCGGCGCCTTTCTCGTCCGGTTCTGGTACGGCCGGATCGACGTCGCCTGGTGGGTGTTCATGCCCCTCCAGGGCGTGAACCGCGCGGGGCGCAGCGGGGTGCCCGTCTTCGTGGCGATCGTCGTCTGGGCGGGTCTACAGGCCCTCCAGGCGGTGCTGCAGTTCGGGGAGGGGGGGCTGCGCGTCGCCTACGGCGTGCACGTGGGCGGTTTCGCCGCCGGCGCCCTGCTCGCCGTCCTCTTCGGGGCCGCCCGGGAGGCGCGCGTGGAGCGGATCCTCGTCAAGGCGCGCAGGCACGTCCGCCGCGCCGAGTGGTTCGCAGCGCGAGCGGAATTCGCCGATTACCTCGAACGGCGTCCGGGCGAGCCGGTTATCCATCTCGAGGCGGCCCGCGCGTCCGTCTGCGGCGGCGACGCGGGAGCGGTCCGCTACCACTACGTCGAAGCGATCCGCGCCGCGCTCCGGCGGCGGGAGCGGTCGGAAGCGGAGGACGCCTTCATCGAGGGGATGCGGCACATCGAGGGATTCAGCCTGGCCGAGCGACTCCACCTCGACCTCGCCTGCGGCATGGAGCGATCCCTGCGGTTCCGGGGCGCGATGATGGCGTACGCCAATTTCGTCGGGCGGTATCCCCGATCGGCGGAGACCCCCTTCGTCCTCCTCAGGATGGCCGGGCTCCTCGAACGGCGCGATGAAGATCCCGCCGGTGCGCTGCGATGCCTGCGGAGGATCGCCGACCGGTACCCCGACGATCCGTGGGTTGATTTCGCGGTTAAGGAGGCGCGGCGGATCGAGACGACCTGCGTCGTCCTCGGCCCCGGCCCGGAGGCGAAACATCTTGAAACCGGTTGA
- the mreD gene encoding rod shape-determining protein MreD, which yields MRFAKAAIAAILVFLFQLIVVGRFAVAGAAPDIMTILVVVLVLDMDPVLAVVTGFFLGFLQDLGNASFLGMNALAKCLVAWGVARTGGGLVPESVPFRAALVFAASIVNDIVVLVVTTGFDVPLILVSFFRYSLLSALYAAAVGAVVFVLQGEIAGRMVRAGGRR from the coding sequence GTGAGATTCGCGAAGGCGGCGATCGCCGCGATCCTCGTGTTCCTTTTCCAGCTGATCGTCGTCGGGCGGTTCGCTGTCGCCGGCGCCGCGCCCGACATCATGACAATCCTCGTCGTGGTCCTTGTTCTCGACATGGACCCGGTCCTGGCCGTCGTCACGGGCTTCTTCCTCGGATTCCTGCAGGATCTCGGCAACGCCTCCTTTCTCGGAATGAACGCCCTCGCCAAGTGCCTCGTCGCGTGGGGCGTGGCCCGCACCGGCGGGGGGCTCGTGCCGGAGAGCGTCCCCTTCCGCGCCGCGCTCGTCTTCGCCGCCTCGATCGTGAACGACATCGTGGTTCTCGTCGTGACGACGGGGTTCGACGTGCCGCTGATCCTCGTCTCCTTTTTCCGGTATTCGCTGCTCTCCGCCCTCTACGCCGCGGCGGTCGGCGCCGTCGTCTTCGTGCTGCAGGGGGAGATCGCCGGAAGGATGGTGCGCGCCGGTGGACGCCGCTGA
- the lgt gene encoding prolipoprotein diacylglyceryl transferase yields the protein MHPVLVELGPLKIYSYGFMLALSFLVGIWLAARRADRRGPGGDLIYDLSIILVLGAVIGSRGLYILTHRDNYHSILDIIALWQGGATYYGGLVLAVAGAVVFLWRKNISFMLIADICAPSIALGVFFTRIGCFLSGCCFGHPTSCPAGMVFPAGSPAGWMFPGIHIHPTQLYSSLYGIAIFALLLLVERWKRFDGFVFSFLCIFYGIARFVVDFFRWYEDSAMVGGGLTFNQVISIGLVAAGGILLAVLGRRKGRS from the coding sequence ATGCACCCGGTACTCGTCGAACTCGGCCCGTTGAAGATCTATTCCTACGGATTCATGCTCGCGCTGAGTTTCCTCGTGGGGATCTGGCTCGCCGCGCGGCGCGCCGACAGGCGCGGACCGGGCGGGGACCTGATCTACGACCTGAGCATCATCCTCGTCCTCGGCGCGGTGATCGGCTCGCGCGGTCTCTATATTCTCACCCACCGGGACAACTACCACAGCATTCTCGACATCATCGCCCTCTGGCAGGGAGGCGCCACCTATTACGGCGGACTCGTCCTCGCCGTCGCGGGGGCCGTCGTCTTCCTTTGGCGCAAGAACATCTCCTTCATGCTGATCGCCGATATCTGCGCTCCATCGATTGCCCTCGGGGTCTTCTTCACGCGGATCGGCTGCTTTCTCTCCGGTTGCTGCTTCGGGCACCCGACCAGTTGCCCCGCGGGCATGGTCTTCCCGGCCGGATCGCCGGCCGGCTGGATGTTTCCGGGGATCCACATCCACCCGACGCAGCTCTACTCCTCCCTGTACGGCATCGCGATCTTCGCCCTCCTTCTCCTCGTCGAGCGATGGAAGCGCTTCGACGGTTTCGTCTTCTCCTTTCTCTGCATCTTCTACGGCATCGCCCGGTTCGTCGTCGATTTCTTCCGGTGGTACGAGGACTCGGCGATGGTCGGCGGCGGGCTGACGTTCAACCAGGTGATCAGCATCGGTCTCGTCGCGGCGGGCGGGATTCTCCTCGCCGTGCTGGGCAGGCGGAAAGGCCGAAGCTGA
- the mrdA gene encoding penicillin-binding protein 2 yields MDAADRQSEGALRRRLILAVVVVAAVMLVLVIRLFHLQVVAHGHYAKLALTNRIQRERVVAPRGLIRARDGTKLVVNVPVYQISILPNKLRGAGERLGIACRWLGIDEVKLDADLAAWRERYRDGREMTVVQAADKRQISVLIENRSLFPFFRLVLKHRRQYPQGELAVHLLGYTGEVGDDDMRRASALQPGDIIGRTGIELQYEADLRGVDGVKIVEISAEGTKIGEIDQHESGFAGEGEALGSRPPVPGSDVYLTVDIELQRSIEEIFDWAKGCVVAMDPENGEVLAAVSRPGYDPNIFLEGVTRRQWQDLFGNPDNPLFNRIVQAVYPPGSIFKIVTATAALDAGVIGPRDRLAPCWGVYRFGNRDFRCWKAEGHGSLALSAAIEQSCDIFFYQIGEMLTADRFHEAGELFGLGRRTGIDLPSEARGLLPSKAYYDKRFGRGRWTKGHLLNISIGQGDLLVTPVQICVLAAVVANGGFRVTPHLVREIRSPDGRSAGSRPESPVPVRGLDRSTLALLRRSMEAVVHGEHGTARGARVAGVRVAGKTGTCQNPHGEDHALFVAYAPADDPEIVLVIVMENAGHGGAMAAPIAGRILSSRFLGVASGPARAAASSNGEVTR; encoded by the coding sequence GTGGACGCCGCTGACCGCCAGAGCGAGGGCGCCCTCAGGAGGCGGCTGATCCTTGCGGTCGTCGTCGTCGCCGCCGTCATGCTCGTTCTCGTCATCCGTCTCTTCCATCTACAGGTCGTCGCGCACGGGCACTACGCGAAGCTCGCCCTGACGAACCGCATCCAGCGGGAACGGGTCGTCGCGCCGCGCGGACTGATCCGCGCGCGGGACGGGACCAAGCTCGTCGTCAACGTTCCCGTCTACCAGATCAGCATTCTGCCCAACAAGCTCCGCGGGGCCGGGGAACGGCTCGGCATCGCCTGCCGGTGGCTCGGCATCGACGAGGTGAAACTCGACGCCGACCTGGCCGCCTGGCGGGAGCGGTACCGCGACGGCCGCGAAATGACGGTCGTCCAGGCGGCCGACAAGCGGCAGATCTCGGTGCTGATCGAGAACCGGAGCCTCTTCCCCTTCTTCCGGCTCGTGCTGAAGCACCGCCGGCAGTATCCCCAGGGGGAACTCGCCGTCCATCTTCTCGGCTATACGGGCGAGGTGGGAGACGACGACATGCGCCGGGCCTCCGCGCTGCAGCCCGGAGACATTATCGGCCGCACGGGTATCGAGCTGCAGTACGAGGCCGACCTCAGGGGCGTCGACGGCGTCAAGATCGTCGAGATAAGCGCGGAGGGGACGAAGATCGGGGAGATCGATCAGCACGAGAGCGGATTCGCCGGCGAGGGGGAGGCTCTCGGTTCACGGCCCCCCGTTCCGGGAAGCGACGTCTACCTGACGGTCGACATCGAACTGCAGCGGTCGATCGAGGAGATCTTCGACTGGGCGAAGGGATGCGTCGTCGCGATGGATCCGGAGAACGGCGAGGTGCTCGCCGCGGTGAGCCGCCCGGGCTACGATCCCAACATCTTCCTCGAGGGGGTGACGCGACGGCAGTGGCAGGATCTGTTCGGCAATCCCGACAATCCCCTGTTCAACAGGATCGTCCAGGCGGTCTATCCGCCGGGGTCGATCTTCAAGATCGTCACGGCCACCGCCGCGCTCGACGCCGGCGTCATAGGCCCGAGGGACCGCCTCGCGCCGTGCTGGGGCGTCTACCGGTTCGGCAACCGCGATTTCCGTTGCTGGAAGGCCGAGGGGCACGGCTCGCTCGCCCTGTCCGCCGCGATCGAGCAGTCCTGCGACATCTTTTTCTACCAGATCGGCGAGATGCTCACGGCAGACCGGTTCCACGAGGCGGGCGAGCTCTTCGGCCTCGGCCGCCGGACGGGGATCGATCTTCCCTCGGAAGCGCGCGGCCTGTTGCCAAGCAAGGCCTACTACGACAAGCGGTTCGGGCGGGGCAGGTGGACGAAGGGCCACCTGCTGAACATCTCGATCGGCCAGGGAGACCTCCTCGTCACGCCGGTGCAGATCTGCGTCCTCGCCGCGGTCGTCGCGAACGGGGGATTCCGCGTCACGCCCCACCTCGTCCGGGAGATCCGGAGCCCCGACGGACGATCCGCCGGTAGCCGGCCAGAGTCGCCCGTCCCCGTGCGCGGCCTCGACCGCTCGACACTGGCCCTTCTCCGGCGGTCGATGGAGGCCGTGGTCCACGGCGAGCACGGAACGGCGCGCGGGGCCCGCGTTGCCGGCGTCCGGGTCGCCGGCAAGACGGGCACGTGCCAGAATCCGCACGGCGAGGACCACGCCCTCTTCGTCGCCTACGCCCCCGCCGACGATCCCGAGATCGTCCTCGTGATCGTCATGGAGAACGCGGGGCACGGCGGCGCGATGGCCGCGCCGATCGCGGGACGGATTCTTTCCTCCCGTTTCCTCGGCGTCGCCTCGGGGCCGGCGCGCGCCGCCGCGTCTTCAAACGGCGAGGTGACGAGATGA
- the mreC gene encoding rod shape-determining protein MreC produces MQLRFFLFERHRDKTALVVAVALSIFLMTRDDGGKAATARAFSAVLLGPAVRVGAYFDSMEELRSENRRLRELAASLYHERERLVRQGRERDRLRRLLELREKSPFRFLPCEVIAHSSSRFHQAVTVDRGEADGARAGMAVVGYRGLAGRVTQTFENTSRVLLINNKAIAVSCRDHRSGVVGILEWERGNLFRLEYVGREEDVAPGDTLLTSGLGRLFPEGFPVGTVFQVSTEPGNLSRRIGVVSMADLHKLEELFIVVSGEGWDAEAVFDELQRREGGGETP; encoded by the coding sequence ATGCAGCTGCGTTTCTTTCTCTTCGAACGACATCGCGACAAGACGGCGCTCGTCGTGGCGGTCGCGCTCTCGATCTTCCTGATGACGCGCGACGACGGGGGCAAGGCGGCAACGGCCCGGGCCTTCTCGGCGGTGCTCCTCGGACCCGCGGTGCGGGTCGGGGCGTACTTCGACTCGATGGAGGAACTGCGGTCGGAGAACCGCCGGCTCCGCGAGCTCGCGGCGAGCCTCTACCACGAGCGGGAGCGCCTCGTCCGCCAGGGACGCGAACGCGACCGTCTCCGCCGCCTGCTCGAGCTCCGCGAGAAATCGCCCTTCCGTTTCCTTCCCTGCGAGGTCATCGCCCACTCGTCGAGCCGCTTCCACCAGGCCGTCACCGTCGACCGCGGCGAGGCGGACGGCGCGCGCGCCGGGATGGCGGTTGTCGGCTATCGCGGTCTCGCGGGCCGCGTGACACAGACGTTCGAGAACACGTCGCGCGTCCTGCTGATCAACAACAAGGCGATCGCGGTGAGTTGCCGGGATCACCGGAGCGGCGTGGTCGGGATCCTCGAGTGGGAGCGGGGGAACCTCTTCCGGCTCGAATACGTCGGGCGGGAAGAGGACGTCGCCCCCGGCGACACCCTCCTGACGAGCGGTCTCGGCCGCCTGTTCCCCGAGGGCTTCCCCGTCGGGACCGTCTTCCAGGTGTCGACGGAGCCGGGCAACCTCTCGCGGCGGATCGGCGTGGTCAGCATGGCCGATCTGCACAAGCTCGAGGAGCTCTTCATCGTGGTCTCCGGCGAGGGATGGGACGCCGAGGCGGTCTTCGACGAACTGCAGCGCCGCGAGGGGGGGGGCGAAACGCCGTGA
- a CDS encoding TldD/PmbA family protein, whose protein sequence is MERGVDRLLSLAGNDGFECEVYAERVRRFQVEVFRGEVESVDRSVDEGFALRLVRHGRVGAAFTTATGADGLFAVYAEARGNVRAASPVDADVLADFREAPARAGLFPRLPGEKDARIALDGVREMEAACYGTDDRVENTEGALYAEEVEEVLVAGTRGFLCRETRGMCSCSIAAVARTGGETRTGWHHGQAHHPSDLDFAGIGREAAVKSVDLLGSRPVATKRCGVVLDAPAAADIVGLLEQALSAESVVRGMSVLAGMLGGRIAPAGVSVVDDPFLPGGCYNASFDAEGLPKNRAVLVRDGVLEQYLHTAYSANRMGVEATGNAVRASWKSLPVPGPANLCLEPGGATLQDLLAAAGEGIFVRDIMGMHTADPISGDFSVGINGRLIRGGAFAGPVSEMTLSGNLSKLLAGIRGVGRERTFIGPYGAPPLFVEGLTVSGT, encoded by the coding sequence ATGGAGCGGGGTGTCGACCGGTTGCTCTCTCTCGCCGGCAACGACGGGTTCGAATGCGAGGTCTACGCCGAGCGCGTCCGGCGGTTCCAGGTGGAGGTGTTCCGCGGCGAGGTGGAATCGGTCGACCGGTCCGTCGACGAGGGTTTCGCCCTGCGCCTCGTCCGGCATGGGCGGGTCGGCGCCGCGTTCACGACCGCCACGGGCGCCGACGGTCTTTTCGCGGTCTACGCCGAGGCGCGGGGAAACGTTCGCGCCGCCTCGCCGGTCGACGCGGACGTGCTCGCCGATTTCCGCGAAGCGCCGGCCCGCGCCGGGCTCTTCCCTCGTTTGCCGGGGGAAAAGGATGCGCGGATCGCGCTCGACGGGGTTCGCGAGATGGAAGCCGCCTGCTACGGGACGGACGACCGCGTCGAGAACACCGAGGGAGCCCTGTACGCCGAGGAGGTCGAGGAGGTCCTCGTCGCCGGTACGCGCGGGTTTCTTTGCCGCGAGACGCGGGGGATGTGCTCCTGCTCGATCGCGGCGGTCGCGCGGACGGGCGGGGAGACGCGCACCGGCTGGCATCACGGGCAGGCGCATCATCCGTCGGACCTCGATTTCGCCGGTATCGGACGGGAGGCGGCCGTCAAATCCGTCGATCTGCTCGGTTCGCGCCCGGTCGCCACGAAACGGTGCGGCGTCGTCCTCGACGCCCCCGCGGCCGCCGATATCGTCGGTCTCCTCGAGCAGGCGCTCTCCGCCGAATCGGTCGTCCGCGGGATGAGCGTCCTCGCCGGCATGCTCGGCGGGCGGATCGCCCCCGCCGGCGTCTCCGTCGTCGACGATCCCTTCCTGCCGGGGGGCTGCTACAACGCCTCCTTCGACGCGGAGGGGCTTCCGAAGAACCGCGCCGTCCTCGTTCGCGACGGCGTTCTCGAACAGTATCTCCACACCGCCTATTCGGCCAATCGGATGGGCGTCGAGGCCACGGGAAACGCCGTGCGCGCCTCCTGGAAGAGCCTGCCCGTCCCGGGGCCGGCGAACCTCTGCCTCGAACCGGGCGGCGCGACGCTGCAGGACCTCCTGGCAGCGGCCGGAGAGGGGATATTCGTCAGGGACATCATGGGCATGCACACGGCCGATCCGATATCGGGGGATTTCTCGGTGGGCATCAACGGCCGCCTGATCCGCGGCGGCGCCTTCGCCGGACCGGTCAGCGAGATGACGCTGAGCGGCAACCTGTCGAAGCTGCTCGCCGGCATTCGCGGCGTGGGCCGGGAGCGGACGTTCATCGGCCCGTACGGCGCGCCGCCGCTCTTCGTCGAAGGATTGACCGTCAGCGGAACGTGA
- the rodA gene encoding rod shape-determining protein RodA, with translation MKREFDWLIFVSALMLIGMGLLTLYSVGHVPAELSETVPEAEGAWFHRQLVWALIGISVMAVAVFIPCRYYETLAVLLYGACLALLVIVLVIPARGASRWIAIGPFGLQPSEFMKPALVFLLARFLAEKRKDPNRLRVLAATLLITAIPFLLVKRQPDLGTALVFPAILLPILYWRGLDGGVLAFFVTPVVSAFLVIYSEWSIGEGYPFLLLLFFLFILILAYAGRRRLFQSIMLVGVNLAVMLTVPGVWSRLHVYQQKRVLAFLRPESDILGAGWQVYQSKVSIGSGGFAGKQYLHGTQKLLAFLPERHSDFVFSVLAEELGFIGAMIILVLFTIIIVRGLFLAAKMKSRFASLVAIGICSYFAFHVIVNVGMAIGLAPVTGLPLPFMSYGGSSMLVSCFFVGVLLDMSIRFYEY, from the coding sequence ATGAAACGGGAATTCGACTGGTTGATTTTCGTGTCCGCGCTCATGCTCATCGGGATGGGCCTGCTGACGCTCTACTCCGTCGGCCACGTGCCCGCAGAACTGAGCGAGACGGTGCCCGAGGCGGAGGGCGCCTGGTTCCACCGGCAACTCGTCTGGGCGCTGATCGGCATCTCCGTGATGGCGGTCGCCGTCTTCATCCCCTGCAGGTACTACGAGACGCTGGCCGTCCTCCTCTACGGCGCCTGTCTCGCGCTCCTCGTCATCGTCCTCGTCATCCCCGCGCGGGGAGCGTCCCGCTGGATCGCGATCGGTCCCTTCGGTCTGCAGCCGAGCGAGTTCATGAAGCCGGCCCTCGTCTTCCTGCTCGCGCGGTTTCTCGCCGAGAAGCGCAAGGATCCCAACCGCCTGCGCGTTCTCGCGGCGACGCTGCTGATCACCGCCATCCCCTTCCTCCTCGTCAAGCGCCAGCCCGATCTGGGCACGGCGCTCGTCTTCCCGGCGATCCTCCTGCCGATACTCTACTGGCGCGGTCTCGACGGGGGAGTGCTCGCCTTCTTCGTCACGCCCGTCGTGAGCGCCTTCCTCGTGATCTACAGCGAATGGTCGATCGGCGAGGGATATCCCTTTCTGCTCCTTCTCTTCTTCCTCTTCATCCTGATCCTCGCATACGCCGGGCGCCGTCGGCTCTTCCAGAGCATCATGCTCGTCGGTGTGAACCTCGCCGTCATGCTCACCGTCCCGGGCGTCTGGAGCCGCCTGCACGTCTATCAGCAGAAGCGCGTTCTCGCCTTTCTCCGCCCGGAATCCGATATCCTCGGAGCCGGGTGGCAGGTGTACCAGTCGAAGGTCTCGATCGGCTCGGGAGGATTCGCCGGCAAGCAGTACCTGCACGGCACGCAGAAGCTGCTCGCATTCCTCCCGGAGCGTCATTCCGATTTCGTCTTCTCCGTTCTCGCCGAGGAGCTCGGCTTCATCGGCGCGATGATCATCCTCGTCCTCTTCACGATCATCATCGTCCGCGGCCTGTTCCTCGCCGCGAAGATGAAGAGCCGGTTCGCGTCGCTCGTGGCGATCGGCATCTGTTCCTATTTCGCGTTTCATGTTATCGTGAACGTCGGCATGGCGATCGGGCTGGCGCCGGTGACCGGACTGCCCCTGCCGTTCATGAGCTACGGGGGAAGCTCGATGCTCGTGAGCTGCTTTTTCGTCGGGGTGCTGCTCGACATGTCGATCAGGTTCTACGAGTACTGA